A window of Kribbella amoyensis contains these coding sequences:
- a CDS encoding class I SAM-dependent methyltransferase: protein MPRALDRTLAAVGRYNDAHPWSHNDGYARLILHHARRVRATGGTDALDVGCGTGNLVRRLASVFPSVTGIEPDGPTAEHARRNTADLANVRILAQPFDDLDENSYDLITFVAVLHHLPLEATLAEARDLLRPGGRLVVVGISQESPGDLPWSIASLVLNPIIGTIMHPRRSTKTPTQMTAPTAMATETFEEITQTAERVLPGAHLRRALFWRYTLTWTAR from the coding sequence ATGCCTCGTGCCCTGGACAGAACACTGGCCGCCGTGGGTCGCTACAACGACGCACACCCCTGGTCCCACAACGACGGCTATGCGCGGCTGATTCTCCACCACGCGCGGCGCGTCCGCGCAACCGGCGGTACGGACGCCCTGGACGTGGGCTGCGGAACAGGCAACCTCGTCCGCCGATTGGCCAGTGTCTTTCCCTCAGTCACCGGCATCGAGCCCGACGGTCCCACCGCGGAGCACGCTCGGCGTAACACCGCGGACCTCGCCAACGTCCGCATCCTGGCGCAACCGTTCGACGACCTCGACGAGAACAGCTACGACCTGATCACCTTCGTGGCAGTCCTGCACCACTTACCGTTGGAAGCCACCCTCGCCGAGGCCCGCGACCTGCTCCGCCCGGGTGGCCGACTCGTTGTCGTAGGCATCAGCCAGGAATCACCAGGCGACCTCCCCTGGTCGATCGCCTCGCTCGTCCTGAATCCGATCATCGGCACGATCATGCATCCACGACGGTCAACCAAGACCCCGACGCAGATGACCGCTCCGACCGCGATGGCCACCGAAACGTTCGAGGAGATCACCCAGACAGCTGAACGCGTCCTGCCCGGCGCACACCTGAGACGCGCCCTCTTCTGGCGCTACACCCTGACCTGGACCGCCCGCTAG
- a CDS encoding pseudouridine synthase yields MSEESGIRLQKALAQAGVASRRNAELLIEQGRVEVDGAVVTEFGTRVDPAVSVIRVDGERIPPTTAHAYLVLNKPRGVVTTMSDPQGRPCIADYVQDRDERLFHIGRLDTDTEGLLLLTNHGEFAHRLAHPSYEVSKTYVAEVEGNVKPGVLRQLLAGVELDDGSAQADTVKVISTIKGRTLIQLSLHEGRNRIVRRMFDAVGHPVKRLTRTAIGPVRRGNLHTGELRELNPKELGQLLDLVDL; encoded by the coding sequence ATGAGTGAAGAGAGCGGGATCCGGCTGCAGAAGGCGCTCGCGCAGGCGGGCGTGGCGAGCCGGCGGAACGCGGAGCTGCTGATCGAGCAGGGCCGGGTCGAGGTCGACGGGGCCGTGGTGACCGAGTTCGGGACCAGGGTCGATCCGGCCGTGTCGGTGATCCGCGTCGACGGCGAACGCATCCCCCCGACCACCGCGCACGCGTACCTGGTCCTCAACAAGCCCCGCGGTGTCGTCACCACGATGTCCGATCCGCAAGGCCGGCCGTGTATCGCCGACTACGTGCAGGACCGGGACGAGCGGCTCTTCCACATCGGCCGCCTCGACACCGACACCGAGGGCCTGCTGCTGCTCACGAACCACGGTGAGTTCGCGCACCGGCTCGCGCACCCCTCGTACGAGGTCAGCAAGACCTACGTCGCCGAGGTCGAGGGCAACGTGAAGCCGGGCGTGCTGCGGCAGTTGCTCGCCGGGGTCGAGCTGGACGACGGGTCCGCGCAGGCCGACACGGTCAAGGTGATCTCGACGATCAAGGGCCGGACCCTGATCCAGCTGAGCCTGCACGAGGGCCGCAACCGGATCGTCCGACGGATGTTCGACGCCGTCGGCCACCCGGTCAAGCGCCTCACCCGCACCGCCATCGGCCCGGTCCGCCGTGGCAACCTGCACACCGGCGAACTCCGCGAGCTCAACCCCAAGGAGCTCGGCCAGCTCCTGGACCTGGTCGACCTCTGA
- the scpB gene encoding SMC-Scp complex subunit ScpB — MTEDRTPTDHPAEATTADALESVTTTEQAVDQTPPDPSDTSDATSNDSTQVDGATDDSAPDESLSGEGVAVDDASGETTSGESASDETTSAESTSGEGDSEETTFGESASDETTSAESTSGEGDSEETTFGEGASDDSAAGESASGGGEGAGFEGEAGQAELPLAPEGLIDDVSMRRALEAILMVTDEPLPVLVLARAIGRSTGDVAGALAELAAEYTEQRRGFDLREVGGGWRYYTRPEEARYVERFVLDGQQARLTQAALETLAVVAYKQPVSRARVSAIRGVNVDGVMRTLIGRGLIEEAGSDTESQALLYRTTSYFLERMGMQSLDDLPELAPYLPEMDDVEEELAAQNTTESSVADGTADPADATATAGSDATADADEAVTSDVGAAVDASTPVDAPPAASGVGIDGDLTPGDEPGPELEVEHEEGELEPAEELEAGGATELEQEERDPAEIPETTERDPGTDGDSEGAADDDSADDDDTDDDAGDDAGDDAGDDAGDGDADGESEDAGDDSGDGFEEGSGSGLDESDHGFGAGLRDNDEFDATDDGGESPDDGDDSGDAADFEEGDGVGGGADLDFGRDAVDGPDGTGTLLREGSGTDGPDRATERDEGERLAPAEELEGAAGQYRVGSDE, encoded by the coding sequence GTGACCGAAGACCGAACCCCGACCGACCACCCAGCCGAGGCCACCACAGCCGACGCCCTGGAGTCGGTCACGACCACCGAACAAGCCGTCGACCAGACGCCCCCGGACCCGTCGGACACCTCCGACGCCACGTCCAACGACAGCACCCAGGTCGACGGCGCGACAGACGACAGCGCTCCGGACGAAAGCCTTTCCGGCGAAGGCGTTGCGGTGGATGACGCCTCCGGCGAGACCACGTCCGGCGAGAGCGCCTCCGACGAGACCACGTCTGCCGAGAGCACCTCCGGCGAGGGCGACTCCGAGGAGACCACGTTCGGCGAGAGCGCCTCCGACGAGACCACGTCTGCCGAGAGCACCTCCGGCGAGGGCGACTCCGAGGAGACCACGTTCGGCGAGGGCGCCTCTGACGACAGCGCCGCCGGTGAGAGTGCTTCTGGTGGTGGGGAGGGGGCCGGCTTCGAGGGGGAAGCTGGGCAGGCGGAGCTTCCGTTGGCTCCTGAGGGGCTGATCGACGATGTCAGTATGCGGCGGGCGCTCGAGGCGATCCTGATGGTGACCGACGAGCCTTTGCCGGTCCTGGTGCTGGCTCGGGCGATCGGGCGGTCGACGGGTGATGTCGCCGGGGCCCTGGCGGAGTTGGCCGCGGAGTACACCGAGCAGCGACGCGGGTTCGACCTGCGGGAGGTCGGTGGCGGCTGGCGGTACTACACGCGGCCGGAGGAGGCGCGGTACGTCGAGCGGTTCGTGCTCGACGGGCAGCAGGCGCGGCTCACCCAGGCCGCGTTGGAGACGCTCGCCGTGGTCGCGTACAAGCAGCCGGTGAGCCGGGCGCGGGTCTCCGCGATCCGCGGCGTGAACGTGGACGGCGTGATGCGGACCCTGATCGGCCGCGGGCTGATCGAAGAAGCCGGTTCGGACACCGAGTCGCAGGCGTTGTTGTACCGGACGACCTCTTATTTTCTGGAGCGGATGGGTATGCAGAGTCTGGACGACCTGCCCGAACTCGCCCCCTACCTTCCGGAGATGGACGACGTGGAAGAAGAACTCGCCGCCCAGAACACCACCGAGAGCTCCGTCGCCGACGGCACCGCGGACCCGGCCGACGCGACCGCGACCGCCGGGAGCGACGCGACCGCGGACGCCGACGAGGCGGTCACCTCGGACGTCGGTGCCGCGGTGGACGCCAGCACGCCGGTGGATGCACCGCCGGCCGCGAGCGGAGTCGGGATCGACGGCGACCTGACCCCTGGCGACGAGCCGGGGCCGGAGCTGGAGGTCGAACACGAGGAGGGCGAGCTGGAGCCGGCCGAGGAGCTGGAGGCCGGCGGCGCCACCGAGCTCGAGCAGGAGGAACGCGATCCGGCCGAGATCCCCGAGACCACCGAACGCGACCCGGGCACCGACGGCGACAGCGAGGGTGCGGCGGACGACGACTCGGCCGACGATGACGACACCGATGACGACGCCGGGGACGACGCCGGGGACGACGCCGGGGACGACGCCGGGGACGGGGACGCCGACGGTGAGTCGGAGGACGCGGGGGACGACTCGGGCGACGGCTTCGAGGAAGGCTCCGGGAGCGGCCTCGACGAGTCGGATCACGGCTTCGGCGCCGGCCTGCGGGACAACGACGAGTTCGACGCCACCGACGACGGTGGCGAGTCGCCTGATGACGGTGACGATTCGGGCGACGCCGCGGACTTCGAGGAAGGCGACGGCGTCGGCGGGGGTGCGGACCTCGACTTCGGCCGGGACGCGGTGGACGGCCCTGACGGTACGGGGACGCTGCTCCGTGAAGGCAGCGGCACCGACGGTCCGGATCGGGCCACCGAGCGGGACGAGGGCGAGCGATTGGCGCCGGCTGAGGAGCTCGAGGGGGCGGCCGGGCAGTACCGTGTCGGCAGTGATGAGTGA